A region from the Cygnus olor isolate bCygOlo1 chromosome 24, bCygOlo1.pri.v2, whole genome shotgun sequence genome encodes:
- the FKBP5 gene encoding peptidyl-prolyl cis-trans isomerase FKBP5 isoform X4: MDSVLLLCCSCPGTMTTDEGTKPEGEVQAAALAERGEDITPARDRGVLKIIKRPGNDDESPMIGDKVYVHYKGKLANGKKFDSSRDRNEPFVFSLGKGQVIKAWDIGVATMKKGEVCYLLCKPEYAYGAAGSAPKIPSNATLFFEVELLDFKGEDLFEDGGIIRRIKRKGEGYSNPNEGATVEIHLEGFCGGTRFDCKDVKFVVGEGEDHDIPIGIDKALEKMQRGEHCVLYLGPRYGFGEAGKPKYGIQANAELVYEVTLKSFEKAKESWEMDTKEKLEQAAIVKEKGTMYFKEGKYLQAVIQYGKIVSWLEMEYGLSEKESKASDSFLLAAFLNLAMCYLKLREYTKAVECCDKKVLEVNPQNKAARSQISVCQKKTKEHNERDRRIYANMFTKFAERDAKEAASKTGVEKEAAKAACAQGLETAGAGGKEAEGHV; encoded by the exons ctctgctgctcctgcccggGGACGATGACGACCGACGAGGGCACCAAGCCCGAAGGGGAGGTGCAGGCGGCCGCCCTGGCCGAGCGCGGGGAGGACATCACGCCCGCTCGGGACCGCGGCGTGCTGAAG ATCATTAAGAGGCCGGGCAACGATGACGAGTCCCCGATGATCGGGGACAAGGTTTACGTGCACTACAAAGGCAAGCTGGCCAACGGCAAAAAGTTCGACTCCAGCCGCGATCGGAACGAGCCCTTCGTCTTCAGCCTGGGCAAGG GCCAGGTGATCAAGGCGTGGGACATCGGGGTGGCTACCATGAAGAAGGGCGAGGTGTGCTACTTGCTGTGCAAGCCGGAATACGCCTACGGGGCCGCCGGCAGCGCCCCCAAAATCCCCTCCAACGCCACCCTCTTCTTCGAG GTCGAGCTGCTCGATTTCAAAGGCGAGGACCTGTTTGAGGACGGGGGGATAATCCGGAGGATCAAGAGGAAGGGCGAAGGCTACTCCAACCCCAACGAAGGCGCTACGGTGGAAA TTCACCTGGAGGGCTTCTGCGGCGGCACCCGCTTCGACTGCAAGGACGTGAAGTTCGTGGTGGGCGAAGGGGAGGACCACGACATCCCCATCGGCATCGACAAAGCGCTGGAGAAGATGCAGCGGGGAGAGCACTGCGTCCTCTACCTCGGGCCACG GTACGGCTTTGGCGAGGCGGGGAAGCCCAAGTACGGCATCCAGGCGAACGCGGAGCTGGTGTACGAGGTCACGCTTAAAAGCTTTGAGAAG GCCAAAGAGTCGTGGGAGATGGACACCAAAGAGAAGCTGGAGCAGGCCGCCATCGTCAAGGAGAAGGGGACGATGTACTTCAAG GAGGGGAAATACCTGCAGGCGGTGATCCAGTACGGGAAGATCGTGTCCTGGCTGGAAATGGAGTACGGCTTGTCCGAGAAGGAGTCGAAAGCCTCCGATTCCTTCCTGCTGGCTGCCTTCCTAAACCTGGCCATGTGCTACCTGAAGCTGCGCGAGTACACCAAGGCCGTCGAGTGCTGTGACAAG AAAGTGCTGGAAGTGAACCCGCAGAACAAGGCCGCCAGGTCGCAGATCTCCGTCTGCCAGAAGAAGACGAAGGAGCACAACGAGCGGGACAGGAGGATATACGCCAACATGTTCACCAAGTTTGCGGAGAGGGACGCGAAG GAAGCGGCTAGCAAAACCGGGGTAGAAAAAGAGGCAGCGAAAGCGGCTTGTGCACAGGGGCTGGAAACGGCCGGTGCTGGAGGCAAAGAGGCCGAAGGCCACGTATGa
- the FKBP5 gene encoding peptidyl-prolyl cis-trans isomerase FKBP5 isoform X1, giving the protein MDSVLLLCCSCPGTMTTDEGTKPEGEVQAAALAERGEDITPARDRGVLKIIKRPGNDDESPMIGDKVYVHYKGKLANGKKFDSSRDRNEPFVFSLGKGQVIKAWDIGVATMKKGEVCYLLCKPEYAYGAAGSAPKIPSNATLFFEVELLDFKGEDLFEDGGIIRRIKRKGEGYSNPNEGATVEIHLEGFCGGTRFDCKDVKFVVGEGEDHDIPIGIDKALEKMQRGEHCVLYLGPRYGFGEAGKPKYGIQANAELVYEVTLKSFEKAKESWEMDTKEKLEQAAIVKEKGTMYFKEGKYLQAVIQYGKIVSWLEMEYGLSEKESKASDSFLLAAFLNLAMCYLKLREYTKAVECCDKALGLDQDNEKGLYRRGEARLLMNEFELAKCDFQKVLEVNPQNKAARSQISVCQKKTKEHNERDRRIYANMFTKFAERDAKEAASKTGVEKEAAKAACAQGLETAGAGGKEAEGHV; this is encoded by the exons ctctgctgctcctgcccggGGACGATGACGACCGACGAGGGCACCAAGCCCGAAGGGGAGGTGCAGGCGGCCGCCCTGGCCGAGCGCGGGGAGGACATCACGCCCGCTCGGGACCGCGGCGTGCTGAAG ATCATTAAGAGGCCGGGCAACGATGACGAGTCCCCGATGATCGGGGACAAGGTTTACGTGCACTACAAAGGCAAGCTGGCCAACGGCAAAAAGTTCGACTCCAGCCGCGATCGGAACGAGCCCTTCGTCTTCAGCCTGGGCAAGG GCCAGGTGATCAAGGCGTGGGACATCGGGGTGGCTACCATGAAGAAGGGCGAGGTGTGCTACTTGCTGTGCAAGCCGGAATACGCCTACGGGGCCGCCGGCAGCGCCCCCAAAATCCCCTCCAACGCCACCCTCTTCTTCGAG GTCGAGCTGCTCGATTTCAAAGGCGAGGACCTGTTTGAGGACGGGGGGATAATCCGGAGGATCAAGAGGAAGGGCGAAGGCTACTCCAACCCCAACGAAGGCGCTACGGTGGAAA TTCACCTGGAGGGCTTCTGCGGCGGCACCCGCTTCGACTGCAAGGACGTGAAGTTCGTGGTGGGCGAAGGGGAGGACCACGACATCCCCATCGGCATCGACAAAGCGCTGGAGAAGATGCAGCGGGGAGAGCACTGCGTCCTCTACCTCGGGCCACG GTACGGCTTTGGCGAGGCGGGGAAGCCCAAGTACGGCATCCAGGCGAACGCGGAGCTGGTGTACGAGGTCACGCTTAAAAGCTTTGAGAAG GCCAAAGAGTCGTGGGAGATGGACACCAAAGAGAAGCTGGAGCAGGCCGCCATCGTCAAGGAGAAGGGGACGATGTACTTCAAG GAGGGGAAATACCTGCAGGCGGTGATCCAGTACGGGAAGATCGTGTCCTGGCTGGAAATGGAGTACGGCTTGTCCGAGAAGGAGTCGAAAGCCTCCGATTCCTTCCTGCTGGCTGCCTTCCTAAACCTGGCCATGTGCTACCTGAAGCTGCGCGAGTACACCAAGGCCGTCGAGTGCTGTGACAAG GCACTGGGGCTGGACCAGGACAACGAGAAGGGCTTGTACAGGCGGGGCGAGGCCAGGCTGCTGATGAACGAGTTCGAGCTGGCAAAATGTGACTTTCAGAAAGTGCTGGAAGTGAACCCGCAGAACAAGGCCGCCAGGTCGCAGATCTCCGTCTGCCAGAAGAAGACGAAGGAGCACAACGAGCGGGACAGGAGGATATACGCCAACATGTTCACCAAGTTTGCGGAGAGGGACGCGAAG GAAGCGGCTAGCAAAACCGGGGTAGAAAAAGAGGCAGCGAAAGCGGCTTGTGCACAGGGGCTGGAAACGGCCGGTGCTGGAGGCAAAGAGGCCGAAGGCCACGTATGa
- the FKBP5 gene encoding peptidyl-prolyl cis-trans isomerase FKBP5 isoform X2: protein MAAALCCSCPGTMTTDEGTKPEGEVQAAALAERGEDITPARDRGVLKIIKRPGNDDESPMIGDKVYVHYKGKLANGKKFDSSRDRNEPFVFSLGKGQVIKAWDIGVATMKKGEVCYLLCKPEYAYGAAGSAPKIPSNATLFFEVELLDFKGEDLFEDGGIIRRIKRKGEGYSNPNEGATVEIHLEGFCGGTRFDCKDVKFVVGEGEDHDIPIGIDKALEKMQRGEHCVLYLGPRYGFGEAGKPKYGIQANAELVYEVTLKSFEKAKESWEMDTKEKLEQAAIVKEKGTMYFKEGKYLQAVIQYGKIVSWLEMEYGLSEKESKASDSFLLAAFLNLAMCYLKLREYTKAVECCDKALGLDQDNEKGLYRRGEARLLMNEFELAKCDFQKVLEVNPQNKAARSQISVCQKKTKEHNERDRRIYANMFTKFAERDAKEAASKTGVEKEAAKAACAQGLETAGAGGKEAEGHV from the exons ctctgctgctcctgcccggGGACGATGACGACCGACGAGGGCACCAAGCCCGAAGGGGAGGTGCAGGCGGCCGCCCTGGCCGAGCGCGGGGAGGACATCACGCCCGCTCGGGACCGCGGCGTGCTGAAG ATCATTAAGAGGCCGGGCAACGATGACGAGTCCCCGATGATCGGGGACAAGGTTTACGTGCACTACAAAGGCAAGCTGGCCAACGGCAAAAAGTTCGACTCCAGCCGCGATCGGAACGAGCCCTTCGTCTTCAGCCTGGGCAAGG GCCAGGTGATCAAGGCGTGGGACATCGGGGTGGCTACCATGAAGAAGGGCGAGGTGTGCTACTTGCTGTGCAAGCCGGAATACGCCTACGGGGCCGCCGGCAGCGCCCCCAAAATCCCCTCCAACGCCACCCTCTTCTTCGAG GTCGAGCTGCTCGATTTCAAAGGCGAGGACCTGTTTGAGGACGGGGGGATAATCCGGAGGATCAAGAGGAAGGGCGAAGGCTACTCCAACCCCAACGAAGGCGCTACGGTGGAAA TTCACCTGGAGGGCTTCTGCGGCGGCACCCGCTTCGACTGCAAGGACGTGAAGTTCGTGGTGGGCGAAGGGGAGGACCACGACATCCCCATCGGCATCGACAAAGCGCTGGAGAAGATGCAGCGGGGAGAGCACTGCGTCCTCTACCTCGGGCCACG GTACGGCTTTGGCGAGGCGGGGAAGCCCAAGTACGGCATCCAGGCGAACGCGGAGCTGGTGTACGAGGTCACGCTTAAAAGCTTTGAGAAG GCCAAAGAGTCGTGGGAGATGGACACCAAAGAGAAGCTGGAGCAGGCCGCCATCGTCAAGGAGAAGGGGACGATGTACTTCAAG GAGGGGAAATACCTGCAGGCGGTGATCCAGTACGGGAAGATCGTGTCCTGGCTGGAAATGGAGTACGGCTTGTCCGAGAAGGAGTCGAAAGCCTCCGATTCCTTCCTGCTGGCTGCCTTCCTAAACCTGGCCATGTGCTACCTGAAGCTGCGCGAGTACACCAAGGCCGTCGAGTGCTGTGACAAG GCACTGGGGCTGGACCAGGACAACGAGAAGGGCTTGTACAGGCGGGGCGAGGCCAGGCTGCTGATGAACGAGTTCGAGCTGGCAAAATGTGACTTTCAGAAAGTGCTGGAAGTGAACCCGCAGAACAAGGCCGCCAGGTCGCAGATCTCCGTCTGCCAGAAGAAGACGAAGGAGCACAACGAGCGGGACAGGAGGATATACGCCAACATGTTCACCAAGTTTGCGGAGAGGGACGCGAAG GAAGCGGCTAGCAAAACCGGGGTAGAAAAAGAGGCAGCGAAAGCGGCTTGTGCACAGGGGCTGGAAACGGCCGGTGCTGGAGGCAAAGAGGCCGAAGGCCACGTATGa
- the FKBP5 gene encoding peptidyl-prolyl cis-trans isomerase FKBP5 isoform X5 — protein sequence MTTDEGTKPEGEVQAAALAERGEDITPARDRGVLKIIKRPGNDDESPMIGDKVYVHYKGKLANGKKFDSSRDRNEPFVFSLGKGQVIKAWDIGVATMKKGEVCYLLCKPEYAYGAAGSAPKIPSNATLFFEVELLDFKGEDLFEDGGIIRRIKRKGEGYSNPNEGATVEIHLEGFCGGTRFDCKDVKFVVGEGEDHDIPIGIDKALEKMQRGEHCVLYLGPRYGFGEAGKPKYGIQANAELVYEVTLKSFEKAKESWEMDTKEKLEQAAIVKEKGTMYFKEGKYLQAVIQYGKIVSWLEMEYGLSEKESKASDSFLLAAFLNLAMCYLKLREYTKAVECCDKKVLEVNPQNKAARSQISVCQKKTKEHNERDRRIYANMFTKFAERDAKEAASKTGVEKEAAKAACAQGLETAGAGGKEAEGHV from the exons ATGACGACCGACGAGGGCACCAAGCCCGAAGGGGAGGTGCAGGCGGCCGCCCTGGCCGAGCGCGGGGAGGACATCACGCCCGCTCGGGACCGCGGCGTGCTGAAG ATCATTAAGAGGCCGGGCAACGATGACGAGTCCCCGATGATCGGGGACAAGGTTTACGTGCACTACAAAGGCAAGCTGGCCAACGGCAAAAAGTTCGACTCCAGCCGCGATCGGAACGAGCCCTTCGTCTTCAGCCTGGGCAAGG GCCAGGTGATCAAGGCGTGGGACATCGGGGTGGCTACCATGAAGAAGGGCGAGGTGTGCTACTTGCTGTGCAAGCCGGAATACGCCTACGGGGCCGCCGGCAGCGCCCCCAAAATCCCCTCCAACGCCACCCTCTTCTTCGAG GTCGAGCTGCTCGATTTCAAAGGCGAGGACCTGTTTGAGGACGGGGGGATAATCCGGAGGATCAAGAGGAAGGGCGAAGGCTACTCCAACCCCAACGAAGGCGCTACGGTGGAAA TTCACCTGGAGGGCTTCTGCGGCGGCACCCGCTTCGACTGCAAGGACGTGAAGTTCGTGGTGGGCGAAGGGGAGGACCACGACATCCCCATCGGCATCGACAAAGCGCTGGAGAAGATGCAGCGGGGAGAGCACTGCGTCCTCTACCTCGGGCCACG GTACGGCTTTGGCGAGGCGGGGAAGCCCAAGTACGGCATCCAGGCGAACGCGGAGCTGGTGTACGAGGTCACGCTTAAAAGCTTTGAGAAG GCCAAAGAGTCGTGGGAGATGGACACCAAAGAGAAGCTGGAGCAGGCCGCCATCGTCAAGGAGAAGGGGACGATGTACTTCAAG GAGGGGAAATACCTGCAGGCGGTGATCCAGTACGGGAAGATCGTGTCCTGGCTGGAAATGGAGTACGGCTTGTCCGAGAAGGAGTCGAAAGCCTCCGATTCCTTCCTGCTGGCTGCCTTCCTAAACCTGGCCATGTGCTACCTGAAGCTGCGCGAGTACACCAAGGCCGTCGAGTGCTGTGACAAG AAAGTGCTGGAAGTGAACCCGCAGAACAAGGCCGCCAGGTCGCAGATCTCCGTCTGCCAGAAGAAGACGAAGGAGCACAACGAGCGGGACAGGAGGATATACGCCAACATGTTCACCAAGTTTGCGGAGAGGGACGCGAAG GAAGCGGCTAGCAAAACCGGGGTAGAAAAAGAGGCAGCGAAAGCGGCTTGTGCACAGGGGCTGGAAACGGCCGGTGCTGGAGGCAAAGAGGCCGAAGGCCACGTATGa
- the FKBP5 gene encoding peptidyl-prolyl cis-trans isomerase FKBP5 isoform X3, giving the protein MTTDEGTKPEGEVQAAALAERGEDITPARDRGVLKIIKRPGNDDESPMIGDKVYVHYKGKLANGKKFDSSRDRNEPFVFSLGKGQVIKAWDIGVATMKKGEVCYLLCKPEYAYGAAGSAPKIPSNATLFFEVELLDFKGEDLFEDGGIIRRIKRKGEGYSNPNEGATVEIHLEGFCGGTRFDCKDVKFVVGEGEDHDIPIGIDKALEKMQRGEHCVLYLGPRYGFGEAGKPKYGIQANAELVYEVTLKSFEKAKESWEMDTKEKLEQAAIVKEKGTMYFKEGKYLQAVIQYGKIVSWLEMEYGLSEKESKASDSFLLAAFLNLAMCYLKLREYTKAVECCDKALGLDQDNEKGLYRRGEARLLMNEFELAKCDFQKVLEVNPQNKAARSQISVCQKKTKEHNERDRRIYANMFTKFAERDAKEAASKTGVEKEAAKAACAQGLETAGAGGKEAEGHV; this is encoded by the exons ATGACGACCGACGAGGGCACCAAGCCCGAAGGGGAGGTGCAGGCGGCCGCCCTGGCCGAGCGCGGGGAGGACATCACGCCCGCTCGGGACCGCGGCGTGCTGAAG ATCATTAAGAGGCCGGGCAACGATGACGAGTCCCCGATGATCGGGGACAAGGTTTACGTGCACTACAAAGGCAAGCTGGCCAACGGCAAAAAGTTCGACTCCAGCCGCGATCGGAACGAGCCCTTCGTCTTCAGCCTGGGCAAGG GCCAGGTGATCAAGGCGTGGGACATCGGGGTGGCTACCATGAAGAAGGGCGAGGTGTGCTACTTGCTGTGCAAGCCGGAATACGCCTACGGGGCCGCCGGCAGCGCCCCCAAAATCCCCTCCAACGCCACCCTCTTCTTCGAG GTCGAGCTGCTCGATTTCAAAGGCGAGGACCTGTTTGAGGACGGGGGGATAATCCGGAGGATCAAGAGGAAGGGCGAAGGCTACTCCAACCCCAACGAAGGCGCTACGGTGGAAA TTCACCTGGAGGGCTTCTGCGGCGGCACCCGCTTCGACTGCAAGGACGTGAAGTTCGTGGTGGGCGAAGGGGAGGACCACGACATCCCCATCGGCATCGACAAAGCGCTGGAGAAGATGCAGCGGGGAGAGCACTGCGTCCTCTACCTCGGGCCACG GTACGGCTTTGGCGAGGCGGGGAAGCCCAAGTACGGCATCCAGGCGAACGCGGAGCTGGTGTACGAGGTCACGCTTAAAAGCTTTGAGAAG GCCAAAGAGTCGTGGGAGATGGACACCAAAGAGAAGCTGGAGCAGGCCGCCATCGTCAAGGAGAAGGGGACGATGTACTTCAAG GAGGGGAAATACCTGCAGGCGGTGATCCAGTACGGGAAGATCGTGTCCTGGCTGGAAATGGAGTACGGCTTGTCCGAGAAGGAGTCGAAAGCCTCCGATTCCTTCCTGCTGGCTGCCTTCCTAAACCTGGCCATGTGCTACCTGAAGCTGCGCGAGTACACCAAGGCCGTCGAGTGCTGTGACAAG GCACTGGGGCTGGACCAGGACAACGAGAAGGGCTTGTACAGGCGGGGCGAGGCCAGGCTGCTGATGAACGAGTTCGAGCTGGCAAAATGTGACTTTCAGAAAGTGCTGGAAGTGAACCCGCAGAACAAGGCCGCCAGGTCGCAGATCTCCGTCTGCCAGAAGAAGACGAAGGAGCACAACGAGCGGGACAGGAGGATATACGCCAACATGTTCACCAAGTTTGCGGAGAGGGACGCGAAG GAAGCGGCTAGCAAAACCGGGGTAGAAAAAGAGGCAGCGAAAGCGGCTTGTGCACAGGGGCTGGAAACGGCCGGTGCTGGAGGCAAAGAGGCCGAAGGCCACGTATGa